GCGGCACAACGAGGCCACCCCTGACGTGCGGATCGATCCGGACAGTTTCGCGGTGCGGGTGGACGGTGAACTCGTCGAGCCCCAGCCGGTATCCGAGGTTCCCATGGCGCAGCGCTACTTCCTGTTCTGATGACACCCGCGATGTCCACAGTTTCACTCGCGACGCTCGCGCTCGCCGACTCACGGTTCCCCGGCGGTGGTCACGCGCACTCCGGTGGTCTGGAGGAGGCGGTGCACCGCGGCAACGTGTCCGGGCCGGAGCAGTTGGCCGAGTTCCTCCACGGGAGGCTGCACGGAGCCGGTGCGCAGGCGGCGGCCTTCGCCGCTGCCGCCGCACACGCCGCCGCCAGGGGAGTGCGTCCGGACCACTGGTCGCTGTTGGACGCCGAACTCGACGCGAGAACACCGTCGCCCGCCCAGCGCGCGGCGAGCCGTGCGCAGGGCCGGGGCACGCTTCGCGCGGGTCGGGCGGCGTGGCCCTCGCGCGCCCTCGACGAGCTGCTCGCCACAACGGGCAGTCCACATCATCCGATCGTGGTCGGTGTGCTGCTGGGGGCGGGCGCGTCCGGTTCACCGGCCGATGCCGCTTCCGTGGTGGCCTATCTGTCGGTCAGCGGTCCGGCGTCCGCCGCGGTTCGGCTGCTGGGGTTGGACCCGTTCGCGGCCAACGCGGCGGTCACCGCGTTGCGGGCCGATACCGAGCGCATCGCGGCGGAAGCGGCACGGACGGCGGGCCACCGGCCCGAGAGCCTGCCCGGTACCAGTTCCCCGGCACTCGATCTGCTCGCCGAACAACACCAACGACACCACCGGGAAGAGGTACGGCTCTTTGCAAGCTGAACACCAGCACCACGTACACGGCCAGGACGGCCATCGCCATCCGGTCGATTTCGACCCGACCGCCGCGGGCCCCGATCCGTTCGCGCCCACGGCCTCGGGCAGCAGGCCGGTGCGGATCGGCATCGGAGGTCCGGTCGGCAGCGGCAAGACCGCGTTGACCGCGGCGCTGTGCCGCACTCTCGGGGCCGAACTCGAACTCGCGGTGGTCACCAACGACATCTACACCACCGAGGACGCGGACTTCCTGCGGCAGGCGGGAGTGCTGGATCCCGGTCGGATCGAGGCGGTGCAGACCGGTGCCTGCCCGCACACCGCCATCAGGGACGACATCACCGCGAACCTGGACGCGGTGGAGCGGCTGCAGCAGCGTTACGCCTCGCTGGATCTCGTGCTCGTCGAGAGCGGCGGCGACAACCTCACCGCGGTGTTCAGCCGCGGGTTGGCGGACGTGCAGGTCTTCGTGGTCGACGTAGCAGGCGGTGACAAGGTACCCCGCAAGGGCGGGCCGGGTGTCACCACGGCTGACCTGCTGGTCGTCAACAAGGTGGATCTGGCCGAACGGGTGGGTGCGGACATGGCGGTCATGCTCGCCGACGCCCACCGGATGCGTGGTGAGCTGGCCGTGCTCGCGCAGTCGCTGACCGAGGATCCGGCAGCCTCGGCGGCTGCCGACTGGGTGAGGCGGCAGCTCGCGGAGCACCGAGCCGCCGTGGGGCCGAGCGCGGAATGAAGTCGGCCGCTTCGTTGACCGTCGAACTCGACGGTGCGGGCAACTCGGTGGTGCGGCGGTTGCGTTCGATGGCACCGCTGACCCTGGTGCCGCGCCGTCGTCGCACTCCCTCGACGGGAGGGGCGGTCGTGCACCTGGTGGGCTCGGCCACCTCGCCGTTGGGCGGGGACGATCTCACGCTGCGGGTCCGGGTCGGTGCCGGTGCTCGGCTGCTGTTGCGCGGTATCGCGGCTTCCCTGGCGTTGCCGGGGCACGGCCCCGGTGGCAGCCGCGGTTCGATCAGCATCGACGTCGAGGAGGGCGGCACCGTCGAGTACCTGCCCGAGCCCACGGTGGTGACCTCCCGCGCCGAACACCGTGCCGACCTCTCGGTGCGACTGGCCGACTCGGCGCGGGCCTGCTTCCGGGAGACGTTGGTGCTGGGGCGCACCGGGGAGGAACCGGGCGGATTGGTGACCACTACGAGCCTGGAGCGCGCGGGCAGGCCGCTGTTGCGACACACCTTCGAGGCCGGGCGGCAGCGGTTGCGTGCCAGTCACGCCCATCTCGGAGGTGCCCGGGTGCTGGCCAACGAGGTCGTGGTCTGGGGCCGGGATCCCGAGCCGCGTTCGGAGGTGGACTGGGCACTGCAGCCGTTGGCGGGTGGGGGATCGCTGACCACTGTGCTCACCGCCGACACGGTGACGGCTCGACGGCGGTTGGCCGAAGCCCGGGCGGTGCATCCGGCAGGGGACGATCTCACCCCGGTCGGGACGGCCGGTTGAATCCGCACCGCTCACTCAGTCGGCCCGCTCACCGGGCTCTTTGCTGTAGATGCTCACTCCGCCACAGAACGCGAAACCAGTTATGAGTACCTTGATCTCGCTCTGCGAGGCCGCGCCGCGCACCTCTCGCTCCACACCGCCCATGATCGCGGCGCACCGGTCCTCGATCCTGGTGCCCGGGGGCACGATGACCTCGATTCCGCCCATGATCGCGTAGCAGCGGATCTCGACCTCGTCCGCGTCGAGGTAGGCTTCCCGGAGGTCGATGCTGCCACCGCCCCAGAAGGCGAACGTGGCGAAACGCGGCGGCACGCGCCAGTGTCCGGCGCGCTCGGTGTAGCTCATGATCCCCACCGCCGTCCTGCCCGGAGTCGAGTCCGAGGTCGAGCCACGGGAGGACGTGCCGGTCCCCGCCGCTTTGCCGGTCTCGTCGGGCAGATCGCTGATCAGCGGTGCCAGCTCGCTGTAGGTTCGCGCGCGGTACGCTTCGGCGATCCGCTCGTCGAACTCGTTCAGCGTCAACCGACCTTCCTGCTGTGCCTGTCGCAGCAGGGTCGCGATCTGTTCCCTGTCGTCGTCTGACGCGCGCAAGTCGGGCGATTCGCTCGGCATGGCACAGAGCATACTTCCGAAGGCCGTTTCCGGGTGCTCCTGTCGCGGGTTGAGGTGCCGGGCGCCCGACCGTACCTTCAATGCGAGTTGTTTTCGTATTCGTTTGGTGATCGCAGTCTCATTCGGAGTAACGACATGCCTCGACGCAGCGCCCTCTGCTCGGTCGCAGCCCTCTGTTCGCTCGCGTTGGCCGCGCCGCTGGCCACCGGCCCCGGGGTCGCGCACGCGGCCGAACAGCCCCGAACCGACGGGAGCTTCTCCGCACTGACCTACAACGTGGCCGGACTGCCCGATTTTGTCTCCGGCAGCGACCCGGCGACCAACACACCGTTGATCAGCGAGCGGCTGCCGCACTACGACCTGGTCAACGTTCAGGAGGACTTCAACTACCACGACGAGCTGTACGCCGCCGACGACCACCGGCATCGCACCGAGACCAGTGGTCCCGCCGTCTTCGGCGACGGGCTCAACACGCTCTCCCGCGATCCGATCGCCGACTTTCGACGGATCACCTGGGACGAGTGCTACGGAACCGACTGCCTGACGCCGAAAGGCTTCAGCCACGCCCGGATCGAGCTCGCCGCGGGAACCGGGTTCGACCTGTACAACGTGCACGCCAACGCGGGAACCGACTCCGGCGATCTCGCGGCCCGTCGGTCCAACCTGGCACAGCTCTCCGAGTACATCCGGCGGAACTCGCGGGACAGGGCCGTGATCGTCATGGGCGACACCAACACCCGCTACACCAGGGAGGGTGACAACATTCGCCAACTGGTGGACGACAACGGGCTCACCGACGCCTGGGTGCGGCTCGAACGGGGCGGGAGCCGTCCCGCCGCCGGTGCCGCTCCGCTGGAGTGCGATCCCGACGCGCCGAGCGACTCCTGCGAGGTGGTGGACAAGATCCTGTACCGCGACGGGGGTGGTCTCGACCTCACGGCGGTCGACTACGGCAACGAGCACACCGCGTTCCTGGACGAATCCGGCGAACCGCTGTCCGACCACTTCCCGCACCGCGTCCACTTCGAATGGACCTCCACCGAGTAGGGGTTCGCCGCTCGGTTCGTCGAGGTGGCCGGGTGGCGGAACCTCTCGTGCGGCTCTCGCTGCGGGTGCCCCGACATCGGGTAGCGATACAACGTCGGGGCCGTCCTCGCGAGAGCCGCACGAGAGAACCCGCGGGTGGTCGGGCCGCGTGCGTGGGGTTCGGTGGTGCCGGTGCGCAGCGTCGGTGGCGTCGATTTCCCGCGAAATCGCCGCCGACCGCGCCGGGCGGGTGCTACCGCCGCGCGGCGGTGACGAGACGGGTTGCCACGGTCGACCGGGGCGATCCCAGCAACCTCCCGGTAGGAGCCCGTTCCACGCAGCGCCCCTCCGCCATCACCAGCACCTCGTCGGCCAACGGTGCCACCGCCGCCAGGTCGTGACTGATCAGCACGAGTCCGATCGCGGAACGTTCGGTGATCTCGCGCAGCAGCCCGAGCAGTTCGGACTGGTTGACCACGTCCTGCGCGGCCGTGATCTCGTCGCAGATCAGCACGGCCGGTTCGGCCAGCAACGCCCGGGCCAGGGCCGCGCGTTGCAGCTGGCCTCCCGACAGCTCGGCCGGACGCCGCTCGTGCGTGGCCTCGTCCAACCCCACGGAGCGGAGCGCACGTGCGCTCTCCTCCCGCGCCGACCGTCGGGTGCCACCCCGGTTCAGCCGGACGGTGCGGGCCAGTTGCCTTCCGACGGTGCGGAACTCGTCGAACGAGGCCCTGGCGTCCTGGTGTACGTACTGCACCGCGCCGCGCTGCCGTCTGCTCCGTAGGTGGATGTCGTTGTCCAGTACGGCGCCGTCGAGCTCGATCCGACCGGAATCGGCCGGGGTGAGCCCGGCGAGACAGCGTGCCAGCGTGGTCTTGCCCGCCCCGGAACGTCCCACGACGGCAACGCGGTGTCCCGGGGGAACGGCCAGTTCGGCCTCGTGCAGCAGCGGGACACCGGTGGGACTCGTACTGCGGAGACCGTCCGCCCGCAGACCACCCACCGAGGGCGACGGATCCGGTTCGGTGATTCCGCGTCCGGACACCGGGAGCCGTGGTTCGGCGGCGAGCAGCGCACCCGTGTACTCGTGCGCCGGCTCGCGCAGCACCCTTCCGGTGACTCCCCGCTCCACGACCTCCCCGTCGCGCAGCACCATCACCCCGTCCGCCAGTTCCCGCGCCAACCCGAGGTCGTGCGTCAGCAGCAGTACCCCGGTCCCCGTGCCGGTGAGCTCGCGCAGCGTGTCGACGGTTTCGGCCCGGGTCACCGTGTCCAGGCCACTGGTGGGTTCGTCCAGTATCAACAGTTCGGGTTCGATGATCAGCGCGTGGGCCAGGGCCACGCGCTGTTGCTGTCCCCCGGAGAGCTGGTGCGGAAACCGTCGCAGCAGGCGCTCGTCCGGGGGCAGGTGCGCCGATTCGAGCGCCCGGCGAACCGCATCGCGGCGTCGCTCGCGGGGCCGGTGGCTCGGTGGGGCCAGTTCACCGAGCACGCTGCCGATCCGCCGCGCCGGATTGAGCACCGCGGCCGGGTGCTGGGGCAGGTAGCCGATTTTCCGGGAGCGGGCGGCTCGCCGTTGCCGTTCACGCAGCGAGAGCAGATCCAGCCCGCGTAGCCGTACGTTGCCGGACAGCTCCACACCGCTGCCGTGCTCGCCCTGGGCGGCCAGCCCCAGTGTCGTCTTGCCACTGCCGGATTCCCCGAGCACGCACAGCGTTTCCCCGGGATTCACGCCCAGCGTCACGTCGTCGAGCAGGCGGGTTCCCGCCGCGTTCGCAGCCAGGCCGGTGATTTCGAGAAGTGATCGGTTCAACGTCGTACCGTCCGTCGGTTCGACAGACTCCGGTCCACCACGAGATTGACCCCCGTACACAGCGACACCAGCAGCAGTGCGGGGACGGTCACCGCCCACGGCTGGATGAACAGCGCGTCCCGGTTCAGTTCGATCAACACCGCCCAGTCGGTGGCCGACGAGGCCAGCCCGAGCCCCAGGAAGTTCGCCGAGGCCATCAGGTACAGCACCAGGTTGAGCCGGGACGCCGCGTCCACCAGCACCGGCCCGACCACCGAGCGGCCGAGATAGCCCAGCCTGATCCGGGCACACCCCTCGCCCTGCATGAGCATCGACTCCACCGCGGTGCTGGTCCCGGGACGCAGCGCGGCGGTGCGCGCTATCCGGACCACGGCGGGCAGCTGCAGCGTGGCTATCGCGAGTACCAGTGTCGTGGTGCCCCGCCAGCCTGTCGCC
This portion of the Actinopolyspora lacussalsi genome encodes:
- a CDS encoding urease accessory protein (product_source=KO:K03188; cog=COG0830; ko=KO:K03188; pfam=PF01730; superfamily=48498): MSTVSLATLALADSRFPGGGHAHSGGLEEAVHRGNVSGPEQLAEFLHGRLHGAGAQAAAFAAAAAHAAARGVRPDHWSLLDAELDARTPSPAQRAASRAQGRGTLRAGRAAWPSRALDELLATTGSPHHPIVVGVLLGAGASGSPADAASVVAYLSVSGPASAAVRLLGLDPFAANAAVTALRADTERIAAEAARTAGHRPESLPGTSSPALDLLAEQHQRHHREEVRLFAS
- a CDS encoding urease accessory protein (product_source=KO:K03189; cath_funfam=3.40.50.300; cog=COG0378; ko=KO:K03189; pfam=PF02492; smart=SM00382; superfamily=52540; tigrfam=TIGR00101), translating into MQAEHQHHVHGQDGHRHPVDFDPTAAGPDPFAPTASGSRPVRIGIGGPVGSGKTALTAALCRTLGAELELAVVTNDIYTTEDADFLRQAGVLDPGRIEAVQTGACPHTAIRDDITANLDAVERLQQRYASLDLVLVESGGDNLTAVFSRGLADVQVFVVDVAGGDKVPRKGGPGVTTADLLVVNKVDLAERVGADMAVMLADAHRMRGELAVLAQSLTEDPAASAAADWVRRQLAEHRAAVGPSAE
- a CDS encoding urease accessory protein (product_source=KO:K03190; cog=COG0829; ko=KO:K03190; pfam=PF01774; superfamily=51556), producing MKSAASLTVELDGAGNSVVRRLRSMAPLTLVPRRRRTPSTGGAVVHLVGSATSPLGGDDLTLRVRVGAGARLLLRGIAASLALPGHGPGGSRGSISIDVEEGGTVEYLPEPTVVTSRAEHRADLSVRLADSARACFRETLVLGRTGEEPGGLVTTTSLERAGRPLLRHTFEAGRQRLRASHAHLGGARVLANEVVVWGRDPEPRSEVDWALQPLAGGGSLTTVLTADTVTARRRLAEARAVHPAGDDLTPVGTAG
- a CDS encoding hypothetical protein (product_source=Hypo-rule applied; pfam=PF08044), with protein sequence MPSESPDLRASDDDREQIATLLRQAQQEGRLTLNEFDERIAEAYRARTYSELAPLISDLPDETGKAAGTGTSSRGSTSDSTPGRTAVGIMSYTERAGHWRVPPRFATFAFWGGGSIDLREAYLDADEVEIRCYAIMGGIEVIVPPGTRIEDRCAAIMGGVEREVRGAASQSEIKVLITGFAFCGGVSIYSKEPGERAD
- a CDS encoding endonuclease/exonuclease/phosphatase family metal-dependent hydrolase (product_source=COG3568; cath_funfam=3.60.10.10; cleavage_site_network=SignalP-noTM; cog=COG3568; superfamily=56219; transmembrane_helix_parts=Inside_1_6,TMhelix_7_29,Outside_30_303), encoding MPRRSALCSVAALCSLALAAPLATGPGVAHAAEQPRTDGSFSALTYNVAGLPDFVSGSDPATNTPLISERLPHYDLVNVQEDFNYHDELYAADDHRHRTETSGPAVFGDGLNTLSRDPIADFRRITWDECYGTDCLTPKGFSHARIELAAGTGFDLYNVHANAGTDSGDLAARRSNLAQLSEYIRRNSRDRAVIVMGDTNTRYTREGDNIRQLVDDNGLTDAWVRLERGGSRPAAGAAPLECDPDAPSDSCEVVDKILYRDGGGLDLTAVDYGNEHTAFLDESGEPLSDHFPHRVHFEWTSTE
- a CDS encoding peptide/nickel transport system ATP-binding protein (product_source=KO:K02032; cath_funfam=3.40.50.300; cog=COG1123; ko=KO:K02032; pfam=PF00005; smart=SM00382; superfamily=52540), with product MNRSLLEITGLAANAAGTRLLDDVTLGVNPGETLCVLGESGSGKTTLGLAAQGEHGSGVELSGNVRLRGLDLLSLRERQRRAARSRKIGYLPQHPAAVLNPARRIGSVLGELAPPSHRPRERRRDAVRRALESAHLPPDERLLRRFPHQLSGGQQQRVALAHALIIEPELLILDEPTSGLDTVTRAETVDTLRELTGTGTGVLLLTHDLGLARELADGVMVLRDGEVVERGVTGRVLREPAHEYTGALLAAEPRLPVSGRGITEPDPSPSVGGLRADGLRSTSPTGVPLLHEAELAVPPGHRVAVVGRSGAGKTTLARCLAGLTPADSGRIELDGAVLDNDIHLRSRRQRGAVQYVHQDARASFDEFRTVGRQLARTVRLNRGGTRRSAREESARALRSVGLDEATHERRPAELSGGQLQRAALARALLAEPAVLICDEITAAQDVVNQSELLGLLREITERSAIGLVLISHDLAAVAPLADEVLVMAEGRCVERAPTGRLLGSPRSTVATRLVTAARR
- a CDS encoding peptide/nickel transport system permease protein (product_source=KO:K02034; cath_funfam=1.10.3720.10; cog=COG1173; ko=KO:K02034; pfam=PF00528; superfamily=161098; transmembrane_helix_parts=Inside_1_12,TMhelix_13_35,Outside_36_70,TMhelix_71_93,Inside_94_104,TMhelix_105_127,Outside_128_131,TMhelix_132_151,Inside_152_197,TMhelix_198_220,Outside_221_234,TMhelix_235_257,Inside_258_270), with amino-acid sequence MNRSRDRFPITPVGWILLLVPVLTAFLGPLVAGSTRSEGGSLSPPGPGHPLGTDELGRDVLALALSGGTSIVTMAAAALLLSYLIGVPIALVIAGGRRRWADRLVLRLLDFLLALPGLLVLLVLAATGWRGTTTLVLAIATLQLPAVVRIARTAALRPGTSTAVESMLMQGEGCARIRLGYLGRSVVGPVLVDAASRLNLVLYLMASANFLGLGLASSATDWAVLIELNRDALFIQPWAVTVPALLLVSLCTGVNLVVDRSLSNRRTVRR